Within the Oryctolagus cuniculus chromosome 19, mOryCun1.1, whole genome shotgun sequence genome, the region CATCTGGAACCTGGGGGGCTGACCGAGGTCTCAAGACAGAGTCCGGTGAGGAGGGGcctgaaaggaagaggaggacgTGGTGGCTGTCTCCACCGCTCCTCCAGCGAACGGCACCCACGCCTCTGGCATCTCTGCTTGTGAGATTGCCAACACAAAAGGACGACAGGTCAGACAGCTGCCAGACCCGGGGTTAGTACTGGCCAGTGTCAGGTCAGCGCCAGGGCAGCGCTGGGGGCCGGGAAAGGGATGGGGAACCCACCTGAGCCACTCTGGGAGGAGGAACGGAAAAGAAAGCTGTTTGGTCTCTGAATGGAGCCGAGTGGCCGGGGAGCAGGTGCTgtcactgggagccaggaacagggGCAGGTGAGAGAGGTGTCCCCTCAGCATCCCACTCTTCCCTCAAGCTACCaggtcccagccctcccccctcctccccaaatCTGTGTCCTACCTGGTccagctgcagggaggggctcctgggaggtaggggcaggggcaggggctccctGCCCCCCTGAAGCTCCCAGTTGTGTGGCATTGGACTTGGGTGGGCCACTGAGGAAGACAGAGCAAGGGACTCAGGGACTCGTCAGGGGAAGCGTGTGTGGGGACAGGACGCGGGGAGGAGACCTACTTGAAGGTGGCCTGCGTGGACGAGGCAACAGCAGCTCCGCCGGCagccctggtccctggcttcaggaAACTGGAAGGGGCAGGAGAGGTGTGGTCAGTTCTGCGGGCGGAGCCCCGACCCGGGCAGAGCCGCCCATCCCAGCAGCGGCCCACACCTGTCCTTCCGGGGGGCCCCCCACAGcccgccctgctgctgctgctgctgcctccgcTCCCGCTCCTGCCACAGCTGCAAGGTGTCTGGGCGCCGCCGCTCCTCTCCGGCCGGCTCCTCTCGCCTGCGGGGGCAGAGGGGATCAGAGAGGTAGACGGGGCCGGGGACGGAGAGGGCACTGGGGGCTGCGGCGGGAGGGGCTCGGGGTACCTGCTGCTGGGCACCCTCTCCCCGTCCCCTGCCACAGGGCTGAATTCAGGCGGCCGCTGCTCCTGAAGAGAGAACAGTGAAGAGGCTGAAGAAAGGCCCGGCCCCCAAGCCAGCGGCGTGTCCCTCCCCCCACTACGCTTCTCCTGGCAGAGGCCAGGGGTGGCCCCTCACCTCAGCAGAGCCTCGCTCTTCGTCCTCCCCAGGGACATGGCTGTCAATGAAGTCCATCTGCTCAGGGTCTGCAtcggctgcaggggccagggctcgTCAGCAAGCAGACGGAGGCCTTGGGGCCTCAtaccgccccgcccccacccctgccccaactCCTCACCAGAACCATCCTCCCTGCGTTCTCTGGGCCCCCGAGGCTCCCGCGCCAGTTCTGAGATCCGGAAAGACAGCTCCGAAAATTCATCTGTCGACTGTACAAGACAAAGAGAAGAGCTGGGAGATGGCCTCTCTGCAGTGCCGGGGCCCACAGGGGCTCGGGGCCTATCGGGTGCTATCTCTCAGGGACTGCGATGGGGGTCAGCAGCCGAGCCAGTCCTACTCCAGCCACCTCTCACTCGGAGGTGTTTGTCCCCAGGACTGATACCCCCAATCTCCTTGGAAAAGGGACCCTTACCTCATTTCCAGACCACCTCTTGCTGCCACTGTCGACACTGTGGAAGCCTGAGTCCAGCCCACCATCGTACCGGCGTCCCGGAAACAAATCTTccgcagggctggggccagccaAGGAGATGTGGTCAGCCCGTGGGGGGCAGCAAGCAACCCCTCAGCCTCCCCTGGAAACCAGTGGGTCCCTGGTGCCGGGAAGGGGCAGGAAGTATCCAAGGGCTCCCTTCCTTCCACCAAGGACTTACCAGGGACTGAAACTCGGGGGACGGGAAGGGGCCAAGTCCCCCAGGGCAGCCACACGCCGCCCGGCCTCTGTTGAGAGGTACTTAAAGATGTGAAGTTTGCCCTTCAAGCAGATCTAAATGAGGAAGCACAGGTGGGGagtgaaggaagaagggtggcTCCCCTGAGCCTGCAGGGCTGCCAAGAGGGATCCTCCCACCCTCAGCTCCTGTCCCAGGGCCCACCCGGGCCACAGCTCACCTGGGCTGGTGGGCTTTGCAGGGGGTTGCTATCCAGCAGAATGACCTGCAGGTGCCTGAGACGGCAGAAGGAGACCGGGATGCGGGAGACACGGTTACAGGAGAAGTCCAGGCGGACAAGAGGAAGGTCCCCCAGCTCTGGGGGTGAGTGAGGGAAGAGTCAGGAGCAGGACCGAGGACGGCTCGCTTCCTCGCCTGCCACTCTGGTCACCCCTGGGTCCATCgcagcccctgcccaggctgtCTCAGGTCACGCCCGAGCCTGTGACcccccctgctcctcttcccactcaCATCCGTACCTTCAGAGCTGAACGTCTCCCATACTGGGTACCCTGActccaatgcccaccccagccctttTCTCCTCGCCTGCCCTTCTATACTGAACCAATCCTGAAATCCTGTAGTGACAGCACAAGACACAAACTCAGCTGtgagtcccactgctccagagcctcccagggcaggcagccagggctgtggggtTGAGCGGGTTCTGTCTTGTCCCAGCGCAAGCCCTGCAGCCTGGCCAAGGCTCTTCCTGCCCAGCAGGGAGCCTTTCACTACTTCTCACAGGCTGTCTGCATTCAGGGCAGCCCTGCACAGAAGCCAAAGCACAGCTCCCGCGCGCAGCGTGCTCCACTCCCATTTCCCACTTCACTGGCCACCCCTCCAGTCCCTCAGCTTCTGGGCCTTTCTTTCTACATCCTGTTCGCTCAGCTGGGAGAATCTGTTTTCCTACCCAGGCACCTTTTAGGGTTCAGTTCCAGCGTCACCTCTTCCACGACCCTTTCCAGACACCTCAGGTTCACGGAACTCATCGgtccctctctgtccccaggaCATTCTGCTTGGATCTCTCTTTATGGCCCACAGAGCACCCTGATCAAATGCTTACTTGGACCCTTACTGCAATGGTTGgagggttcattccccaatttcATGCAATGGAAACTCAATCCCCAAATCCTGTGTTAATGCTATTTGGAGGTGAACCCTCTGGGAATGACCAGGCacagagggctctgtcctcaaGACTGGATTAATCCACGGGTGGATTAGTGGCTTATGGGTACTGAGGCAGTAGCTCTGGTATAAAAGCAAGCTCTCTCTGGCTTGCTTCCGTCTCACTTGATTATAAAAGCTGTTTCTGGCCTGCCTGGATGCCCTCTGCAGTGCCGACACAGCAcgtggccctcaccagaagctgagcAGATGCCAGCGCCACACTCCGACTTTCCAGCCTCCGAACTCATTagccaaataaacttctattctttataaatgacTCAGCCTCAGGTGTTTTGTTGTCGCAGTGGAAAATGGGTTAAGGCACCTGCTGACCGGGAAGGAAGCAGGCAGGAAGAGGCGGTGGGGAAGTAGAGAAAACGGATGACCCCCGACTCCCTGTGTGACAGCAAACCACAGCAATGCCTTCTCAggtcctgcctccccctccccaatcCGCTCTCTCTCAGAAGGCCACTGACCCCATCAGCCTAACAGGGCCACTCTCCTGCCACAGAGTTAAGTGGCATCACAAGTCCTTCTGATGAGGCAGACATCTCAGAAACTGGATGTCCAAGGGGTTATTCTAAAGGAATGGTAAaaggtggctggcgctgtggcatagcgggtagagccgccgcctatagtgccggtatcccaagcgggcaccagtccaagtcccagctgctctacttccaatctggctctctgctgttgcctgggaagtcaggagaggatggcccaagtccttgggcccttgcgcctgtgagagacctgggggaggttcccagctcctggcttcggatcagcacagctccagccattgcagccagttggggagtgggccagtggatgcaaggcctctctctccctctctctctctctgcctctccttctctctctgtgtaactttttcaaataagaggataaatcttaaaaaaaaaaaaaaaaatagcaaagggATGTTGTAACACAAGTTCCAACCCCCAACTCCCCATTAATTTGCAAATGTATAAAACAATTTCCCATGCACAGGAAGCCTCCATGCAGCTACGCCCGGGCTGCTGGCCGCCCCAGTCTGGACTCCCACACGTGAGCGGCCCCAAGACAGTCTTCCTTCTTGCATGGAGCTTCCTTCTTCAGGCTTTTGGTTAGGACTTTCGCTGCGTTCAAGGGGCATTAGCTGCTGTGCCCCTGCTGACACTCACACACTCCCCTCCTGTCCTTCAAAGCCAAGTCTGCTCTCTTCGCGCGGCAccaggcccctcctgccccgccctggcCTGCCTTCTACGGCATCtgtgctggccctgctcctgccacctgcagtggacGGTCCTCTGCCTGGACGTGGGAGGCGGGGGATGCTCCGTAGAGGTCTGCTCCTGCCACGCCGCTGCCCCCAGGGGTCTTAGCTGCCCTGGCTCTGTCAGGATCCCGCACTAACATTTCCCTAAGAACGTTGTCTCTCCCCACTAAGCCATTAAACCCTGAAGAGTTGGTCGCAGTCATATCACCCAcatctccccagcccccacctaaACATGGAGGCGCACACAGCAACCCTGGGAAGAAAAAGGCAGCAGAGGCTAGCACATGCTGGCGGCACAATTAGCTGGTTCAGGTGGCGCTGCCGGGGCTCCAGCATGCAGCCCCCACGGAGGCGGCGGCGTGGGGCATCAGCTGACTCAGGGACTCAGCTATCAGAGAGCTCCTGTGGGATCAGCAGTGACGCTGGGTGACCTCGCAGGCCCCTTCGGCACAGAGCCAGCGCACTCACACACTGCCTTTTCTGTGCCTGCTTCCGcatttgtaaaataaactgaagaatCCACACCTTACCAGCCTCAGGGAGTTCTTATGGTAAAGATCAAATACATTCATTTACAGTTTGTTTTATATACTGCAAAACCCTGGGTAACTAAGCCATGATTCTTCCTTGAAGACTCTCCAAGGCTGATGCACTGTTTTCCACCGAATGCTTGGCTCCCctcaaagttctttttttaatgcacttttttacaatttatttacttattatttgaaaggcagagttacaaagaggcagggagagcaagagagagagagagatcttccatccgctggttcactccccaaatggccacaacagctggagctgggcctatctgaagccaggagcctggagcttcttccaggtctcccacatgggtgcaggggcccaagcacttgagccatcttccactgccttcccaggccacaggagagctggatgggaagtggagcagcagggactttacccgctataccacagcaccagctcccactCAAAGTCTTACATTGTAATGATAcccatggggtgggcatttagtacAGCAGTTAAAACGCCACTGTGGTGTccaaatcccacatcagagtgcctggatctgagCCCCGGCTTCAGTCCTGAGACCAGCTTCCTGGCCATGCAAACCCCGGAAGcactgggtgatggctcaagtacctgggtccctggcactcacaCGGGACATTCAGGTTGCGTTCCCAGCCGCCAGGTTTGGTCTGCCCCAGCAcggattgttgcaggcatttagggagtgaaccagtggctgggagatctgtctctttctctcactgtttctctgcctttcaaaaacaagtagacatttttagaaagaaactGCAACCCCTAAAGGGATGGCATTAGGAGGCGCAGCTTTTGGGAAGTTACTTAGGTCACTAGCATGGAGCCTTCAAGAAAGCCCTCGAGGGCAGAAGTCAGCAACCCAGACAGGGGCCACTGCCTGAACCGCACCATACTGGCCCCCTGATCCTGGACTCCCAGCTTCCAGAAACATGAGCAGCAGACTTCCGCCGGCTACAAGCCACCCCACGCGTGCTGTTTCCGCGCGAGagccctctgccctggcccctcaCCATCGGGCAGGGTGCTGAGCTGGTTCCTCCGAACGTTGAGATCCCGCAGGGAAGAGAGGCCACACAGTTCCACGGGGAGGGACTGCAGCTCATTGCTGCTCACGTCCTGCGACCACGAAGGGGCAAGGAAAGAGCCCTCAGAAACCACCCTCCgcccctggccaggcctcccccagCTTCCCCAAGGCGGCCCTGGTGCCTGGCCGCACGGCCCCTCCCCTCGCCCTGCTCCCCATCCTTACGAGCTGTCGCAGGCTCCCCAGGGCGCCCACGTCAGGAGGCAGGGCCCCCAGCTTGTTGTTGCTGACAATGAGCACCCGCAGGGGCAGCTGGCAGATATAAGGCGGCAGCGAGGACAGCTGGTTTCGGCTGCAAGAGGGAGAAAGGCAGTGGGCTCACTCCCCGGGCACAGTGTCCGCTCTGCCCTCCTCTCAGAGCCACCAGCAGGGTCACTCGGGTCCTGGAGGCTGAGAAGGACAAGGTCCCCACCCTACCTGAGGTTGAGGTAGGTGAGGGCTGTGAGATTCCCCAAGGCCGGGTTCAGGCATCTCAGGCAGTTGTGGTAGAGGCTCAGGCCCTCCAGGGACACTAGCTGGCACGCTGCCTCCGGCACCTCGGGAAACCGGTTCCGGGACAGGTCTGGGGGAGGCAAGTGGAAGACAGGTCAGGGGGCAGCTGCAGAAAGAGCCAGCCCTGGACAGAagggcctggaacttcatctgagccagctgcccagctctctgcccccAGACCTACAGAATCAGGCCTAGAAACCTGTGCTCCTGGGAGAAATAGCAAAGCCTTGGGCAGCCTGAGCATCGTCTGAGCATGACCAGGGTGACAAGGGCATGACAAAGGACTTGGGGTCACTGAGCTAGAAAAGCTCAGACTTGGGGGAGAGGAATACGCCACAAACACCGTCTTCAGACGCACAGACGAAGAGCTGTCCTGCAAGGGAGGACGGTTCTGTCACCTTGGTGGCTCCCATCCATCCGAAAtgccagggagctggaagcaAAAAGTCAAGGAGGGTTGGTGCTCCgggggctggcactatagcatagcacgttaagccattgcctacagtgccaccatcccatatggtcaccagttcaagtcctggctgctccacttccaatccagctccctgctagggcctgagaaagcaacagaagatggccaggtctttgggcccctgtacccatgtgggagacccggaagaagctcctggctcctggctttggatcagctcagctctggctgttggggccatctggagagtgaaccagcaaataggagatctttctctctctgtctttccctctctctctaactctgcatttcaaataaacaaattaatcaaataaaaaaagaaaaagaaaaatagggttGGTGCTCAGGAGAGAACCGTGAGCTCACGGGCTGGGAGGCCCCATACGGAAAATCCCTAAGGCAGGACTCATCCTCTCAGGGGCCTTCCTCCCGTTCTCGATGGAGAATGCAAAGGTCACTAAAGCTGGCTGCAGACACAAGTCTTTCACCAGCTCTAAGGGACCAGGAAGCCCCAGATTCCCaaggacgggggtgggggtgggcgacGGGGACAAGGAGGCCTGGCTGAGCTGGAAGCTGAGCCCTTAAGCGCCCCCTCTGGgttcccctgccccaggcctggccttcTCGCCCTCCTGCCAGCCCCATCAGTCTCCTTCTACTTCCTTCCTTACTGCCCTGGAACCTCAAGAGCTCCGCACCTCTGCGTGCGCCTTCAGCAAGGCGAGCAGTGGAGGGGGTGACAGGAGGGGATGGCAGAGgccatgaccccccccccccagccagcaTCTCGCTGTCCCCATGCCAGGAGGCAGGCCTTGGGGTCCTCTCCAGGGCGGACACACTGACCGTCCAGGTCTCTAGAGGCCCGCTCTTGTTTCCTCTATGCAGCCTGTACTGGGAGGGGCTCCGGGCCTGCTGCGGGAAGTCCCAGGCGGCAGAACTTGGGTGAGCTTCTTCAAGGGCCTCCTCAGGGAGGGGCGAGCCCAAgctggtgtgtggggggggggagctggggtATATCCCCCAAGGAAATGAGTCTTGTGACAGGAAACACAGTAGAGACAACCGCGCGCTGGGCCCTGTGTTCGCCGGGGTGGCTCACAGCCTGATGCCTTGGGCgctgctctccctgtctctgccccagccctggtgcaCACAGACAGGAGACCCAGCAGCAGAAGTCAGTTCCggagagggtgggagggctgCATCCGGTCTCCCCACCCGCGCCCTCCACCTGCCCGCTTTCTCTGTCCACAACTGTGTTTGCGTGTGCACTCGTGGGTGAAGAGGCCAAGTTCGGATGGGGCGAGCAGAGGCGGGGGCAAAAGCTAGGAGCGGAAGGGAGCCCgtgctggaggaggcagggcaCGGGGCACAGGATGTGGTCTGTGAGAGAAGGAGCCATACTTCTCCTTTGCTGGAggcacccctccccccgccagggAACAGAGTCCAGGGGATATCAGGACCGGCCCCGGGGAGACAGGGATGGCGAGGGGGTGTTCAGAGTGGCTGGGGCAGCGGAGCTCGGAGGCCTCCTGTCTGGGTGGTGGGCAAGCAGCCTTTCGGGACGGGGTATGGGCAGCTTTGTTTGTGTCACTTCCCCTTTCTGCCCCAGGCCATGAGTGCCCTGCGGTGGGGAGGGGCACCGAGGAGAGCGTTCTGGACCCGAGATGGACCCCACCTGGTCTCGAACCTGGGCCCCAAAGGGCTAACTGCTGGGGATTCTCAGGAAGCTGGGACCTCCCCAGAGAGCACACAGAAGCATCTGCTGCACCCAGAGCCGgaatgctgggggggggggggcgggagctgGGAGTTCTGGGTAGTTTTCCCCAAGAGTCCACTCACTGAGCCAGAGCCCTGAGGAAGTAAAGAATAACATTTGGTCTTTGTCAAAAAACAAGCGAGGGGGAGGGGCGAGTGTCACACAGCTGCTGAGGTCAATCTGgagctgggggttggggggggcagGACTGAGGGATGGGAACGGCCCCTGGGGCTCACCCCGTTCCCCAACTCACTGCACAGCCAGCGAGGCAAGCGGAGAGGCTGAAAGGGCGACAGCGTGTCCAGGCCAGCCGACCCACGACCCACGCAGGTGAGCCGGCACCTGCTGGAGAAGCAATGCGCTCCTCGGCCCAGCCCCACTGAGGGAGGAGAGGCCGAGGGAGGCCTCTTCACACCCCAGCAGGGAATGCGGGCCTCCGCCCTGCTCCtggtccccaccccccagctgccAGCGCCAGAGCAGAGGCTGCGTCCTGGGCAGCTGTGGCCTGACTCACCTGTCACGGCAGAGTCTCCCACCCCCTAGCACCAACAGGCACGAGGGTGGAGGGGAGCCCTGAGCTGGCCCGGCACTgccagccctccctcctctcaGCCACTGCCTCAGTTCCTCccccttgggaaagcagaaacTGCCATGGGAATTCCAGGACACCTATGAAGTCACAGGCCCCGCAGTGACCTCACAGCGCGGGGACGAGGAAAAGCCTGGGACGAGGGCTCGGGCAAACAGGCGGAAGAGCTTAGGGAGAAAAGAGTGAGGGGAGCCCGGAGACCTGCTCCTTTCCCATTGGCTGGCTGGGGGACCTTGGTGGGCGGGACCCCGGCAAAGCAAGCAGATGCATCAGGTGGTCCGGGACCACCAGGCACGCCAAGGGGGTGCCCGGGGCTGCTCGGATCTCGGTGAAAAGGGGGCAGGAGTTGCAGAAGGAATGGTTAGAGGCGCTCGCGGAGGCTGCTTTATGGAACGATCAGAACTGAGGTGGAAGGTCATGCAAATGAACCAACCAGGTGAGGGGCGGGACCCTTCTACAGGTGCGCAGGTATGCAAATAAAGCGAGTGCCTGACAACGCAAGGCCCGAAACGCTAGGCGTCCAGTGCAACCGAGGAAAGTGTTCATTGTCTAAGGGGTCCTACAACGGGGAGGGGGTGTTCGCAGGCTGATGTCACTCGGGAGCGGCGGGGGCTCCCGACAGCCAGGTGAAGGGGCGGGCTGGGCTCCCGGAGGGGCGGGGCAAGAGTGGGGGCGAGGCTATGCAAATGATGGTCCCAGTCgggcccggggcccggggcccgAGCCACTCACCAGCCTGGGTGATGTCGGACAGGTCGTAGCTGCGGGCCGCGCCCCGGGGGAAGTGCTTCAAGCGCCGGTTAGACAGGTTCAGGGTCCCGGTGGCCACGGCCTCCTCTAGGGCCCGCTCTGCACTGCGG harbors:
- the LRCH4 gene encoding leucine-rich repeat and calponin homology domain-containing protein 4 isoform X1, which encodes MAAAVAAPLAAGGEEATATISVPGSPGLPGSRSAERALEEAVATGTLNLSNRRLKHFPRGAARSYDLSDITQADLSRNRFPEVPEAACQLVSLEGLSLYHNCLRCLNPALGNLTALTYLNLSRNQLSSLPPYICQLPLRVLIVSNNKLGALPPDVGALGSLRQLDVSSNELQSLPVELCGLSSLRDLNVRRNQLSTLPDELGDLPLVRLDFSCNRVSRIPVSFCRLRHLQVILLDSNPLQSPPAQICLKGKLHIFKYLSTEAGRRVAALGDLAPSRPPSFSPCPAEDLFPGRRYDGGLDSGFHSVDSGSKRWSGNESTDEFSELSFRISELAREPRGPRERREDGSADADPEQMDFIDSHVPGEDEERGSAEEQRPPEFSPVAGDGERVPSSRREEPAGEERRRPDTLQLWQERERRQQQQQQGGLWGAPRKDSFLKPGTRAAGGAAVASSTQATFNGPPKSNATQLGASGGQGAPAPAPTSQEPLPAAGPVTAPAPRPLGSIQRPNSFLFRSSSQSGSGPSSPDSVLRPRSAPQVPDEKELMGQLRQVLESRLQRPLPEDLAEALGSGVILCQLANQLRPRSVPFIHVPSPAVPKLSALKSRKNVESFLEACRKMGVPEADLCSPSDLLQGTAQGLRTTLEAVKRLGGKAPPPLWPPSGLGGFVFFYMALMLLLYVVYTRFLGS
- the LRCH4 gene encoding leucine-rich repeat and calponin homology domain-containing protein 4 isoform X2, which codes for MAAAVAAPLAAGGEEATATISVPGSPGLPGSRSAERALEEAVATGTLNLSNRRLKHFPRGAARSYDLSDITQADLSRNRFPEVPEAACQLVSLEGLSLYHNCLRCLNPALGNLTALTYLNLSRNQLSSLPPYICQLPLRVLIVSNNKLGALPPDVGALGSLRQLDVSSNELQSLPVELCGLSSLRDLNVRRNQLSTLPDELGDLPLVRLDFSCNRVSRIPVSFCRLRHLQVILLDSNPLQSPPAQICLKGKLHIFKYLSTEAGRRVAALGDLAPSRPPSFSPCPAEDLFPGRRYDGGLDSGFHSVDSGSKRWSGNESTDEFSELSFRISELAREPRGPRERREDGSADADPEQMDFIDSHVPGEDEERGSAEEQRPPEFSPVAGDGERVPSSRREEPAGEERRRPDTLQLWQERERRQQQQQQGGLWGAPRKDSFLKPGTRAAGGAAVASSTQATFNGPPKSNATQLGASGGQGAPAPAPTSQEPLPAAGPGPSSPDSVLRPRSAPQVPDEKELMGQLRQVLESRLQRPLPEDLAEALGSGVILCQLANQLRPRSVPFIHVPSPAVPKLSALKSRKNVESFLEACRKMGVPEADLCSPSDLLQGTAQGLRTTLEAVKRLGGKAPPPLWPPSGLGGFVFFYMALMLLLYVVYTRFLGS
- the LRCH4 gene encoding leucine-rich repeat and calponin homology domain-containing protein 4 isoform X3; the encoded protein is MAAAVAAPLAAGGEEATATISVPGSPGLPGSRSAERALEEAVATGTLNLSNRRLKHFPRGAARSYDLSDITQADLSRNRFPEVPEAACQLVSLEGLSLYHNCLRCLNPALGNLTALTYLNLSRNQLSSLPPYICQLPLRVLIVSNNKLGALPPDVGALGSLRQLDVSSNELQSLPVELCGLSSLRDLNVRRNQLSTLPDELGDLPLVRLDFSCNRVSRIPVSFCRLRHLQVILLDSNPLQSPPAQICLKGKLHIFKYLSTEAGRRVAALGDLAPSRPPSFSPCPAEDLFPGRRYDGGLDSGFHSVDSGSKRWSGNESTDEFSELSFRISELAREPRGPRERREDGSADADPEQMDFIDSHVPGEDEERGSAEEQRPPEFSPVAGDGERVPSSRREEPAGEERRRPDTLQLWQERERRQQQQQQGGLWGAPRKDSFLKPGTRAAGGAAVASSTQATFNGPPKSNATQLGASGGQGAPAPAPTSQEPLPAAGPVTAPAPRPLGSIQRPNSFLFRSSSQSGSGPSSPDSVLRPRSAPQVPDEKELMGQLRQVLESRLQRPLPEDLAEALGSGVILCQLANQLRPRSVPFIHVPSPAVPKLSALKSRKNVESFLEACRKMGVPEESLCQPHHILEEEGAPGRGLPHIAAVVHALLERS